In Salisediminibacterium beveridgei, one DNA window encodes the following:
- a CDS encoding heavy metal translocating P-type ATPase, producing MGEPRLDNTAKSVQISHATYRIEGLSUAICAETFEKNVRHLEGVSDAKVNFGAAKLTVSGEATIDELEKAGAFEGIRVRPEHGQPETPVSFWKQKANWNVYASIVLLITSLLFAGVAGMDHPATTIGFLLAIILGGYSLFQKGFRNLATFTFDMNTLMTIAVIGAALIGEWVEGAVVVILFAISEALERFSMDKARQSISSLMAIAPKEALIKRHGEERSVHVSDIQIGDVMIVKPGQKLAMDGVVISGLSTINQAAITGESVPVTKDIADEVFAGTLNEEGFLEVEVTKRAEDTTIAKIIHLVEEAQAEKAPSQKFVDRFAAYYTPAVIVLAILVMTVPPLTMGAPWDQWIYLGLATLVVGCPCALVISTPIAVVTAIGNAARNGVLIKGGIHLEEAGGLKAIAFDKTGTLTMGTPAVTDIITFSRAEHDLLSLAASLEKSSQHPLASAIMRKAKDEQIAIQDVFEFQSITGKGVAARIDDVRYYAGSPDLFTELNIELTASSAEMIDQLQTDGKTVMVFGTDLGIEGLIAAADEVRPVAKSVIRDLNQMGIDTVMLTGDNERTATAIGKQAGVTEVESKLLPEDKLNHIHRLREGKKHIAMVGDGVNDAPALAAANLGIAMGGAGTDTALETADIALMSDDLSKLPYTVSLSRKALRIIKQNISFSLGLKALALLLVIPGWLTLWIAILADMGATLLVTANSLRLMRNDKKHPDHY from the coding sequence ATGGGTGAACCAAGACTTGATAACACTGCAAAATCTGTTCAGATAAGCCATGCCACTTATCGTATCGAAGGATTATCCTGAGCGATTTGTGCCGAAACGTTCGAAAAGAACGTGAGACACCTGGAGGGTGTCTCTGATGCGAAAGTGAATTTTGGAGCAGCAAAATTAACCGTATCCGGTGAAGCAACCATCGATGAACTTGAAAAAGCAGGGGCATTCGAAGGGATCCGCGTCCGCCCGGAACACGGTCAACCAGAAACACCGGTTTCATTTTGGAAGCAAAAAGCAAACTGGAATGTGTACGCGTCGATTGTTTTACTGATCACTTCCCTTCTGTTTGCCGGAGTCGCAGGTATGGATCACCCCGCCACTACCATTGGCTTTTTGCTGGCCATCATCCTAGGCGGCTACTCCCTTTTTCAAAAAGGCTTCAGAAACCTTGCAACCTTCACTTTTGATATGAACACGCTCATGACCATTGCTGTCATTGGCGCAGCTCTCATTGGTGAGTGGGTGGAAGGTGCTGTGGTTGTCATTTTGTTTGCCATCAGTGAGGCCCTTGAACGTTTTTCCATGGACAAAGCCCGGCAATCAATCTCATCACTCATGGCTATTGCGCCAAAAGAAGCACTCATTAAACGTCATGGTGAAGAACGGTCTGTTCACGTGTCGGATATTCAAATCGGTGACGTGATGATCGTCAAACCTGGACAAAAGCTTGCCATGGATGGCGTTGTAATAAGCGGGCTCTCCACAATCAATCAGGCCGCGATCACCGGGGAAAGTGTCCCGGTCACAAAAGACATCGCAGATGAGGTCTTTGCCGGCACACTCAATGAGGAAGGGTTCCTGGAAGTCGAGGTGACCAAGCGGGCAGAAGACACAACCATCGCAAAAATTATTCACCTGGTAGAAGAAGCACAGGCCGAGAAAGCACCGTCTCAAAAATTTGTAGACCGCTTTGCGGCCTATTACACACCAGCTGTGATTGTTCTTGCGATTCTCGTCATGACCGTTCCCCCGCTTACAATGGGGGCTCCTTGGGACCAGTGGATTTACCTCGGCCTCGCCACATTAGTGGTAGGATGTCCATGTGCGCTCGTGATATCGACACCCATTGCTGTCGTCACGGCCATCGGGAATGCAGCAAGAAACGGCGTTTTGATCAAAGGCGGAATCCACTTGGAGGAAGCAGGTGGTCTGAAGGCGATTGCGTTCGATAAGACCGGTACATTGACGATGGGCACACCTGCCGTCACCGATATCATCACCTTCAGCCGTGCTGAACACGATTTGCTCTCGCTTGCGGCTTCGTTGGAAAAAAGCTCGCAGCATCCACTTGCTTCAGCCATTATGCGAAAAGCAAAAGACGAACAGATCGCCATCCAGGACGTGTTTGAGTTTCAATCGATCACCGGCAAGGGTGTCGCCGCCCGCATCGACGATGTCCGTTACTATGCCGGCAGCCCTGATTTATTTACAGAGTTGAACATCGAGCTGACCGCTTCTTCCGCAGAAATGATTGATCAGCTTCAGACAGACGGAAAAACCGTCATGGTCTTTGGAACCGATCTGGGGATTGAAGGACTCATTGCTGCAGCAGATGAAGTAAGGCCTGTTGCGAAAAGCGTCATACGTGACTTAAACCAGATGGGGATCGACACCGTGATGTTAACCGGTGACAACGAGCGAACCGCCACAGCAATCGGAAAGCAGGCAGGCGTTACAGAAGTGGAATCAAAACTTCTGCCGGAAGATAAACTGAATCACATTCACAGACTCCGTGAAGGAAAGAAACACATTGCCATGGTGGGTGACGGCGTCAACGACGCACCTGCACTCGCAGCAGCGAATTTAGGAATTGCCATGGGCGGGGCCGGGACGGATACAGCTCTTGAAACGGCAGACATCGCGCTCATGTCTGATGATCTGTCGAAACTGCCCTACACCGTTTCCTTAAGCCGAAAAGCTCTGCGCATCATCAAACAGAACATCTCATTTTCCCTTGGGCTGAAGGCACTGGCTCTGCTCCTGGTGATTCCCGGCTGGCTCACATTATGGATTGCCATTCTGGCAGATATGGGCGCCACCCTGCTCGTCACGGCCAACAGTCTCCGTCTCATGCGAAACGACAAGAAGCACCCCGACCATTACTGA
- a CDS encoding carbohydrate ABC transporter permease: MKSETQKTVIAKILLYIGLTIVSLASLFPFYWMFVMATNSNEMINRTPPVMFPGDQLVINFQNVLNSIPFFQTMLNSLIVATSITVGVLLLTSIAGFAFAKLQFPGRTVLFIFILGTMMIPPQLGLIPTYFIITELGWLSDLRAIIVPGLMNAFGIFWMRQYVASAVPDEIIEAARIDGCSNFRIYWNIVVPVILPAFATLGIIVFMFVWGDYLWPLVVLQDQSSQTIQVALRSLMDDRSRDFGMILSGTFWATVPLVVVFLMFNKLFIRSIADGAVKS; encoded by the coding sequence ATGAAGTCAGAAACGCAAAAGACCGTCATCGCGAAAATCCTATTATACATTGGTTTGACGATTGTTTCGCTCGCATCCCTGTTCCCTTTCTACTGGATGTTTGTCATGGCAACCAACTCAAACGAAATGATCAACCGTACACCACCTGTCATGTTTCCAGGTGACCAGCTTGTCATCAACTTTCAAAACGTATTAAACAGCATTCCGTTCTTTCAAACGATGTTGAATTCATTGATCGTCGCAACGTCTATAACAGTTGGTGTATTGCTCTTAACCTCGATCGCCGGTTTTGCCTTTGCAAAACTGCAATTTCCGGGTCGGACTGTACTGTTCATCTTTATTCTCGGTACGATGATGATACCGCCACAGCTTGGGCTGATCCCAACGTACTTCATCATCACCGAGCTCGGCTGGTTAAGTGATCTTCGGGCCATTATTGTTCCAGGTCTGATGAACGCATTCGGGATCTTCTGGATGAGACAATATGTCGCCAGTGCTGTACCTGATGAAATTATTGAGGCTGCACGCATCGACGGATGTTCAAACTTCCGGATTTACTGGAACATCGTTGTACCGGTTATTCTGCCGGCCTTTGCGACACTTGGTATCATCGTATTCATGTTCGTTTGGGGTGACTACCTCTGGCCGCTCGTTGTTCTGCAGGACCAGTCCAGCCAGACGATTCAGGTTGCACTCCGGTCTCTTATGGATGACCGAAGCCGTGACTTCGGGATGATTCTCTCCGGTACCTTCTGGGCTACCGTGCCGCTGGTTGTTGTATTCCTGATGTTTAACAAACTCTTCATCAGAAGTATTGCAGACGGCGCTGTCAAAAGTTAA